The nucleotide sequence AAAGCAACTCACCAATTACGTAAATCCGTTTATTGGTACCGATGGTACGGGTAACACCTACCCAGGAGCGATGACTCCCTTCGGAATGGTGCAACTAAGCCCCGATATAGGTATCCCTGGCTGGGACAGAATTTCGGGTTACTTCTATCCCGATAGCATCATTACTGGCTTTTCACACACCCACCTCTCAGGCACAGGTGCGGGCGACCTCTACGATGTGCTCATAATGCCTACCAATAGCAGGTTTAACGAGCGTATTGAGGCAAACAACCGTTTGCCCTTCTCTTATTTCTCTCACAAACACGAAACCGCCACCGCCGGTTATTACAGCGTTGATTTGCTGAGTTATGGTATCAAAGCTGAACTTACCGCCACTCCTCGTGTAGGCGTGCAACGCTATACTTTTCCTAAAGACGAACAGTCTAAAATTACAATAGATTTAGGTTATAGCATCAACTGGGATAAACCTACCGAAACCTATCTAAAAGTGGTGGATAATACAACTTTGGAAGGCTATCGATTTTCTACTGGTTGGGCACGTAACCAAAAGGTCTATTTCGTCATCAAACTCTCCAAACCCTTTGCTGATAAGGAGTTTACAGAAGAAAAAGAAAACGGCAAGAGCAACCGTTCTAAAATTGTACTCCGCTATGCTACCGCCGATAATGAAGCCATTGTAGTGAAAACAGCTCTCTCTATGCATAGCATTGCAGAAGCGTATAAAAATATGGAAGTTGAAGCGCCTCACTTTACTTTCGACGACTATCGCGAGACAGCTCGCAATTTATGGGAGAAGCAGTTGCAGAAGATTACGGTAGAAGGCGGTAATGAGGAGCAAAAAACGATTTTCTATACAATGCTCTACCAATCGATGTTGGCACCTAATCTTTTCAGCGATGTCGATGCACCCGAAAAGCGTTATGATACTTTTTCTCTTTGGGATACTTTCCGCGTAGCTCACCCTCTCTATACCTTGTTGCACCGCGCAGCTTCCGCCGATTTTATCAGTAGTTTTTTGGCACACTACCGCGAAAATGGTGCGCTACCGGTGTGGAGTATGCAAGGAGGTGAAACCAATATGATGATTGGCTATCACGCTGTGCCTATTATCGTAGATGCGTATTTTAAGAAAATCCCAATGGATATTCCTTTGGCTTACGAGGCTTGCAAGCAAAGTGCAATGGTAAACGAACGCGAAATCGACTTATATAAGCAATACGGCTATGTGCCTTACGATTTAGATAAATCCGATGAAAACTGGTCGGTGTCCAAAACCTTAGAGTACGCTTACGACGATTGGTGTATTGCGCAATTTGCCAAAGCTTTGAATAAAAAAGAAGATGAGGCTTACTTTGCCAAACGCGCTGAAAACTGGCGTAATCTTTTCGACGAAAAAACTACTTTCTTTCGCCCTAAGGATAGCAAAGGGCAATTTATCAAGCCTTTTAACCCCAAAGATTATAGTAAATACTTCTGCGAAAGCAACGCTTGGCATTATCGTTGGTTTGTGCCACAAAATATCGAAGGATTATGTGATGCAATGGGAGGCATTAAGGCTTTTGAACAAAAACTCGACTCGATGTTCACTTTGGCAGTTACCCCCGATGAGAAACTGCCTATTTTCAGTACTGGTATGATAGGACAGTATGTGCACGGCAACGAACCGAGTCATCACGTGGCTTACCTCTATCACTTTACAGCTCACCCCGAAAAAACTACCCAGCGCGTTACCAAAATATTGAACACTCAATACAAAAATAAACCCGACGGACATTGTGGTAATGAGGACTGCGGACAGATGAGCAGTTGGTATGTGCTTTCCGCCTTAGGTTTGTATCCTCTTAACCCTGCCAACAGCAGGTATTATCTAAGTGAACCGCTATTCGATAAAGCTACGTTGCATTTAGAAAACGGCAAGACTTTTACGATTGAAAAAAGAAAAGACAGTAAAGCAAAAACACTACTCAACGACAAACCGCTGAATAGAGGATATATTACTTATGAAGAAATTATTGCAGGAGGACGTTTAGAGTTTAAGAAATAAACGCTTTTACTACCAACGCTGAGTTAGTACCTCCGAAGCCAAAAGAGTTGCTCAAAAAGGCTTTAATAGGGCGTTCTACAGTTTCGGGAATAATATTTAGCTTGGCAGAAGCTTCATCGGGGGTTTCAAAATTGATATTAGGAGCTATAAAACTGTTTTGCATCATCAGCACTGAGTATATCACTTCACTGGCTCCTGCCATCCAGCACTCGTGTCCGGTCATTGATTTGGTAGAACTCACA is from Capnocytophaga ochracea DSM 7271 and encodes:
- a CDS encoding GH92 family glycosyl hydrolase, which codes for MKPYFYLLAFALTACHNASEQKELPKKQLTNYVNPFIGTDGTGNTYPGAMTPFGMVQLSPDIGIPGWDRISGYFYPDSIITGFSHTHLSGTGAGDLYDVLIMPTNSRFNERIEANNRLPFSYFSHKHETATAGYYSVDLLSYGIKAELTATPRVGVQRYTFPKDEQSKITIDLGYSINWDKPTETYLKVVDNTTLEGYRFSTGWARNQKVYFVIKLSKPFADKEFTEEKENGKSNRSKIVLRYATADNEAIVVKTALSMHSIAEAYKNMEVEAPHFTFDDYRETARNLWEKQLQKITVEGGNEEQKTIFYTMLYQSMLAPNLFSDVDAPEKRYDTFSLWDTFRVAHPLYTLLHRAASADFISSFLAHYRENGALPVWSMQGGETNMMIGYHAVPIIVDAYFKKIPMDIPLAYEACKQSAMVNEREIDLYKQYGYVPYDLDKSDENWSVSKTLEYAYDDWCIAQFAKALNKKEDEAYFAKRAENWRNLFDEKTTFFRPKDSKGQFIKPFNPKDYSKYFCESNAWHYRWFVPQNIEGLCDAMGGIKAFEQKLDSMFTLAVTPDEKLPIFSTGMIGQYVHGNEPSHHVAYLYHFTAHPEKTTQRVTKILNTQYKNKPDGHCGNEDCGQMSSWYVLSALGLYPLNPANSRYYLSEPLFDKATLHLENGKTFTIEKRKDSKAKTLLNDKPLNRGYITYEEIIAGGRLEFKK